DNA from Candidatus Deferrimicrobium sp.:
CCTGTTCTTCTTCGTGGGGGCCCTCTTCTTCGCCCTCGGAATCATGGGGCAGTATATCGGCCGCATCTACCACGAGGTCCGCAAGCGCCCGCGCTTCACGATCCGCAAGCTCCACGAAAGATAAATTCGATGCGGGCGGTCGTCTTCGCATACCACAACATGGGAATCGCCGGGATCCGCGCCCTCCTCGACCACGGCTTCACGATCCCGTTGGTCCTGTCCCACGAGGACGACCCGCGGGAGAACCGGTGGTTCGGTTCCGTGGCGGAGTTCTGCCGGGAGCGGGGGATCCCGGTTTTCTTCCCGAAGGACGTCAACGCGCCGCCGTGGCCGGACCGGATCCGGGAGGCCGCGCCCGACCTGCTCTTCTCCTTCTACTACCGGTCGATGTTGAGGAAGGAGATCCTCGAGATCCCGCCGCTGGGCGCGATGAACCTCCACGGCTCGCTGCTTCCGAAGTACCGGGGGAGGGCGCCGGTCAACTGGGTGCTCGTGAAGGGGGAGACGGAAACCGGCGTGACCCTCCACTTCATGACGGAAAAGCCCGATGCCGGCGATATCGTCGGCCAGGCGGCGGTGCCGATCTCCTTCGATGACACCGCGCTCACGCTGTTCGGGAAGATGGAGGTTGCCGCTTCGCAGCTCCTCGCCGACCTGCTTCCCCGGATCGCG
Protein-coding regions in this window:
- a CDS encoding formyltransferase — protein: MRAVVFAYHNMGIAGIRALLDHGFTIPLVLSHEDDPRENRWFGSVAEFCRERGIPVFFPKDVNAPPWPDRIREAAPDLLFSFYYRSMLRKEILEIPPLGAMNLHGSLLPKYRGRAPVNWVLVKGETETGVTLHFMTEKPDAGDIVGQAAVPISFDDTALTLFGKMEVAASQLLADLLPRIANGEIPRRPNDLAHGSYFGGRKPEDGRIDWSRPAVEIYNLVRAVTRPYPGAFTELAGERLTVWWAIPLAGEAGRVSSPGTMRLSGGLSYAMAGGCVAPVSGPPRVVVETGDGWLQLEEIEGRTRTAKGEAIVDLLAADDHLDRLAEVQVGDELG